One Paucidesulfovibrio longus DSM 6739 genomic window carries:
- the rpoB gene encoding DNA-directed RNA polymerase subunit beta, translated as MVQLTKQFGEIVNALPIPHLLELQVDSYKLFLQEDVPPASREDIGLEGVFRSVFPIEDFNKTASLEYVSYEIGEPKYDQSECISKGLTYETTIRIKVRLVVYDVDEESESRTIRDIKEQDIYFGTIPLMTEKGTFIINGTERVIVNQLQRSPGIIFEHDSGKTHSSRTVLYSCRIIPMRGSWLDFDFDHKDILYVRIDRRRKMPATILLKAMGMTRQDILDYFYDSETYLLQDGKVLRKVVEEHFRKEEAYVDLELPDGKVVSKAGAPISKGGWRKLARQGVETIEVAPEALHGLFLSRDLVDKNGEVIAEGAEEITPALIEQAQEAGIVEIPVLWTSGMDVSSSMRETLMLDKTVDLESAQIEIYRRLRPSSPPTGEIAATFFENLFRNPDYYDLSSVGRYKLNSRLGLDQPLEKRTLANEDILTAVRVLCKLKDAHGPADDIDHLGNRRVRPVGELVENQYRIGLVRMERAIKERMSLQEVATLMPHDLINPKPVAAVLKEFFGTSQLSQFMDQTNPLSEVTHKRRLSALGPGGLTRERAGFEVRDVHTSHYGRICPIETPEGPNIGLIVSLTTYAKVNDYGFIETPFRVIKDNKVTSDVKYVDATMEAGEVVAQANAPLKDGEFVNDLVTVRILGDVTLAPREEVTLMDISPSQIVSISAALIPFLEHDDANRALMGSNMQRQAVPLLRAEKPLVGTGMEATVAQDSGACLLAEQDGIVHYVDAERIVMCYEGGISPNTGGVKSYELLKWHKSNQNSCFGQRARVNVGQKVKKGHVLADGPAIRDGELALGKNLLVAFMPWCGYNFEDSILISERMVKEDVFTSVHVEEFEVVARDTKLGPEEITRDISNVSEEMLRNLDECGIIRLGARVQADDILVGKITPKGETQLTPEEKLLRAIFGDKARDVKNTSLKVPPGIEGTVVDVKVFNRRSGEKDERTHNIEQYELDKIDLKEMKHITALTDAQREKIIPVVEGKAVAKDLPGKKKGSLYAEGGQPLDAEALAEIPLKKLAGVFEDADVNNVIKDFLADYERQIKFIKNIYDLKREKATEGDDLPPGVIKMVKVYVAVKRKLSVGDKMAGRHGNKGVVSCILPEEDMPFFADGTPMDIVLNPLGVPSRMNIGQIMETHLGWGAKEIGNRLYAMYEEGVQDLRVRIKASLGDTVDELIDGLSDEELVEAIKASKNGIVTKTPVFDGAEEEEIWSMLEKAGLPDDGKVVLYDGRTGVPFQNRVTVGVMYILKLHHLVDEKIHARSTGPYSLVTQQPLGGKAQFGGQRLGEMEVWALEAYGAAYMLQEFLTVKSDDVQGRVKMYEKIVKGDNFLEAGLPESFNVLIKELMSLGLDVHLEQDEPRKKPMPQRFAQ; from the coding sequence ATGGTTCAGCTTACAAAACAGTTCGGAGAAATCGTCAATGCCCTGCCCATCCCCCACCTGCTCGAGTTGCAGGTGGACTCCTACAAGCTGTTCTTGCAGGAGGATGTGCCGCCAGCCAGCAGGGAGGACATCGGCCTTGAGGGGGTCTTCCGTTCGGTCTTCCCCATCGAGGACTTCAACAAGACGGCCAGCCTTGAGTATGTCAGTTATGAAATCGGCGAGCCCAAGTACGACCAGTCCGAATGCATTTCCAAGGGCCTGACCTATGAAACGACCATCCGCATCAAGGTGCGTCTGGTGGTCTATGACGTGGACGAGGAGTCCGAATCCCGGACCATCCGCGACATCAAGGAACAGGACATCTATTTCGGCACGATCCCGCTGATGACGGAAAAGGGCACCTTCATCATCAACGGCACCGAGCGGGTCATCGTCAACCAGTTGCAGCGTTCTCCCGGCATCATCTTCGAGCATGATTCCGGTAAGACGCACTCCAGCCGCACCGTTCTTTACTCCTGCCGCATCATTCCCATGCGCGGCTCCTGGCTGGACTTCGATTTCGACCACAAGGACATCCTCTACGTCCGCATCGACCGCCGCCGCAAGATGCCCGCCACGATCCTGCTCAAGGCCATGGGCATGACCCGGCAGGACATTCTCGACTACTTCTACGACTCCGAGACGTACCTTCTCCAGGACGGCAAGGTGCTTCGCAAGGTCGTCGAGGAGCACTTCCGCAAGGAAGAAGCCTACGTGGATCTCGAACTTCCCGACGGCAAGGTCGTTTCCAAGGCCGGCGCGCCCATTTCCAAGGGCGGCTGGCGCAAGCTCGCCCGCCAGGGAGTCGAGACCATCGAGGTCGCTCCCGAAGCCCTGCATGGCCTTTTCCTCTCCCGCGACCTTGTGGACAAGAACGGCGAAGTCATCGCCGAGGGCGCCGAGGAGATCACCCCGGCTCTCATCGAGCAGGCCCAGGAAGCCGGAATCGTTGAGATTCCCGTGCTGTGGACCAGCGGCATGGACGTTTCCTCCTCCATGCGCGAGACGCTGATGCTGGACAAGACCGTGGACCTGGAAAGCGCGCAGATCGAGATCTACCGCCGCCTGCGTCCCAGCTCTCCCCCCACGGGCGAGATCGCGGCCACGTTCTTCGAGAACCTCTTCCGCAATCCTGACTATTACGACCTCTCCAGCGTGGGCCGCTACAAGCTGAATTCCCGTCTGGGCCTGGACCAGCCGCTGGAGAAGCGCACCCTGGCCAACGAGGACATCCTCACGGCCGTCCGCGTGCTCTGCAAGCTCAAGGACGCCCACGGACCGGCCGACGACATCGACCACCTGGGCAACCGCCGCGTGCGCCCCGTGGGCGAACTGGTGGAAAACCAGTATCGCATCGGCCTCGTGCGCATGGAGCGCGCCATCAAGGAGCGCATGAGCCTTCAGGAAGTGGCCACCCTGATGCCCCACGACCTGATCAACCCGAAGCCCGTGGCCGCGGTGCTCAAGGAGTTCTTCGGAACGTCCCAGCTCTCGCAGTTCATGGACCAGACCAACCCGCTCTCCGAGGTCACGCACAAGCGCCGTCTCTCGGCCCTTGGCCCCGGCGGCCTGACGCGCGAGCGCGCGGGCTTCGAGGTGCGCGACGTGCACACCTCCCACTATGGCCGCATTTGCCCCATCGAGACTCCGGAAGGTCCGAACATCGGTCTGATCGTCTCCCTGACGACCTATGCCAAGGTCAACGACTACGGCTTCATTGAGACGCCGTTCCGCGTGATCAAGGACAACAAGGTCACCAGCGACGTCAAATACGTCGACGCGACCATGGAGGCGGGCGAGGTCGTGGCCCAGGCCAACGCCCCGCTCAAGGACGGCGAATTCGTCAACGACCTGGTCACCGTCCGAATCCTCGGCGACGTGACCCTGGCGCCCCGTGAGGAAGTCACCCTCATGGACATCAGCCCGAGCCAGATCGTCTCCATCTCCGCCGCGTTGATTCCCTTCCTGGAACACGACGACGCCAACCGCGCGCTCATGGGATCGAACATGCAGCGCCAGGCCGTGCCCCTGCTGCGCGCCGAAAAGCCCCTGGTGGGAACCGGCATGGAAGCAACCGTGGCGCAGGATTCCGGTGCGTGCCTGCTCGCCGAGCAGGACGGCATCGTCCACTATGTGGACGCCGAACGCATCGTGATGTGCTACGAGGGCGGGATTTCCCCGAACACGGGCGGCGTCAAGAGCTACGAGCTGCTCAAGTGGCACAAGTCCAACCAGAACTCCTGCTTCGGCCAGCGCGCCCGCGTCAACGTGGGCCAGAAGGTCAAGAAGGGGCACGTGCTCGCGGACGGCCCGGCCATCCGCGACGGCGAACTGGCCCTGGGCAAGAACCTGCTCGTGGCCTTCATGCCCTGGTGCGGCTACAACTTCGAGGACTCCATCCTGATCTCCGAACGGATGGTCAAGGAGGACGTCTTCACCTCCGTGCACGTGGAGGAATTCGAAGTCGTCGCGCGAGACACCAAGCTCGGACCCGAAGAAATCACCAGGGACATCTCCAACGTCTCTGAGGAAATGCTCCGCAACCTCGACGAGTGCGGCATCATCCGCCTCGGCGCGCGCGTGCAGGCCGACGACATCCTGGTCGGCAAGATCACCCCCAAGGGCGAGACGCAGCTGACCCCGGAAGAAAAGCTCCTGCGGGCCATCTTCGGCGACAAGGCCCGGGACGTGAAAAACACCTCCCTCAAGGTTCCGCCGGGAATCGAGGGCACCGTGGTGGACGTGAAGGTCTTCAACCGCCGCTCCGGCGAGAAGGACGAGCGCACCCATAATATCGAGCAGTACGAGCTGGACAAGATCGACCTCAAGGAGATGAAGCACATCACCGCGCTGACCGACGCGCAGCGCGAAAAGATCATCCCCGTGGTGGAAGGCAAGGCCGTGGCCAAGGATCTGCCCGGAAAGAAGAAGGGCAGCCTTTACGCGGAAGGCGGCCAGCCGCTGGACGCCGAGGCCTTGGCGGAGATTCCGCTGAAGAAGCTGGCCGGGGTCTTCGAGGACGCCGACGTGAACAACGTCATCAAGGACTTCCTCGCCGACTACGAGCGTCAGATCAAGTTCATCAAGAACATCTACGATCTCAAGCGCGAAAAGGCCACCGAGGGCGACGATCTGCCTCCGGGCGTGATCAAGATGGTCAAGGTCTACGTCGCCGTGAAGCGCAAGCTCAGCGTGGGCGACAAAATGGCCGGCCGCCACGGCAACAAGGGCGTCGTCTCCTGCATCCTGCCGGAAGAGGACATGCCTTTCTTCGCCGACGGAACGCCCATGGACATCGTGCTCAACCCGCTCGGCGTTCCTTCGCGTATGAACATCGGCCAGATCATGGAAACCCACCTGGGCTGGGGCGCCAAGGAAATCGGCAACCGCCTCTACGCCATGTACGAGGAGGGGGTCCAGGATCTGCGCGTCCGGATCAAGGCTTCCCTGGGCGATACCGTGGACGAGCTCATCGACGGCCTCAGCGACGAGGAGCTTGTGGAGGCCATCAAGGCCAGCAAGAACGGCATCGTGACCAAGACGCCGGTTTTCGACGGCGCCGAGGAAGAGGAAATCTGGTCCATGCTTGAAAAGGCCGGCCTGCCGGACGACGGCAAGGTCGTGCTCTACGACGGCCGCACCGGCGTGCCGTTCCAGAACCGGGTCACGGTGGGCGTGATGTACATCCTCAAGCTGCACCACCTGGTCGACGAAAAGATTCACGCCCGTTCCACGGGCCCGTACTCCCTGGTCACCCAGCAGCCCCTCGGCGGCAAGGCCCAGTTCGGCGGCCAGCGTTTGGGTGAAATGGAAGTCTGGGCTCTGGAGGCCTACGGCGCGGCCTACATGCTTCAGGAGTTCCTCACGGTCAAATCCGACGACGTGCAGGGCCGCGTGAAGATGTACGAAAAGATCGTCAAGGGAGACAACTTCCTTGAAGCGGGGCTGCCGGAATCCTTCAACGTTCTCATCAAGGAACTCATGTCCCTTGGACTGGACGTGCACCTGGAGCAGGACGAGCCTCGCAAGAAGCCCATGCCGCAGCGTTTCGCGCAGTAG
- the rpoC gene encoding DNA-directed RNA polymerase subunit beta', with protein sequence MTLDDLFTLRGTPSVGGAGRGLKSIKISIASPEKIREWSFGEVKKPETINYRTFKPERDGLFCAKIFGPVKDYECNCGKYKRMKHRGIVCEKCGVEVIASKVRRERMGHIELAAPVAHIWFLKTLPSKIGTLLDITMADLEKVLYFDSYIVLEPGETPLKKHQIISEDQYLQVLDHFGEDACEVGMGAETIRKLLEALELEELRASLREESQSTRSQTRKKKITKRLKIVEAFIESGNRPEWMILEVVPVIPPELRPLVPLDGGRFATSDLNDLYRRVINRNNRLKRLLELGAPDIIIRNEKRMLQESVDALFDNGRRGRAITGTNGRPLKSLSDMIKGKQGRFRQNLLGKRVDYSGRSVIVVGPSLKLHQCGLPKKMALELFKPFIYSELERRELATTIKSAKKMVEREDLVVWDILEDVVREYPILLNRAPTLHRLGIQAFEPLLVEGKAIQLHPLVCAAYNADFDGDQMAVHVPLSVEAQIEARVLMMSSNNILSPSNGSPIINPSQDIVLGLYFLTTQRSFELGEGKVFAGPWEVIAAHDGGALSLHAGIKVRIDGKLVETTTGRIIVSQLLPEGVDFEAVNCVLNKKNIARLVAQTYRDAGTKATVILCDRVKGLGYEYATRAGVTIGVKDLRIPARKPKLIESAYNEVSEIESQYRDGIITRTEKYNKVVDVWTKTTNDVSNEMMKEMSVDIVQDPKTGAVEHNSSFNPIYMMATSGARGNQDQMRQLAGMRGLMAKPSGEIIETPITASFREGLSVLQYFISTHGARKGLADTALKTANSGYLTRRLVDVVQDVTVSELDCGTVDGLELTHYIKGGEVKQPLSERVLGRATMFDIFDEATGELIVPGDTIIDEYYADRLDNAGVNSIIIRSALTCRSKRGVCAKCYGRDLARGHLVNVGETVGIIAAQSIGEPGTQLTMRTFHIGGTASKEIEQSSIDSQHSGRVTFSRMRTVINSEGQHMVLGKSCQVGVVDEQGREREKYVLPSGAKLLVQEAQEIKKGQTLAEWDPFNEPFIADVSGTVVFHDIIEGKTIQERVDEMTQKATFTIMEYRTTNFKPAISIVDENGEAVMRPGTSSPAVFPMPVGAILMVRDGDVLKQGDTIARKPRETSKTKDIVGGLPRVAELFEVRKPKDQGVVSEIDGVVSAGQETKGKRKIIVTPEVGEAKEYLIPKGRHITVQEGDFVEAGDLLTEGYPELHDILKIKGEKHLARYLVEEIQDVYRFQGVNINDKHIEIIVRQMLKKVSILDPGGTTFLIGEQVDKTRFMEENQKALAEGFEPATAEPLVLGITQASLSTDSFISAASFQETTKVLTEASLMGKADSLRGLKENVIVGRLIPAGTGFREYAEAEIDVPEQQERPDKFLEELEDNPLLVDG encoded by the coding sequence ATGACTTTGGACGATCTGTTCACCTTGCGTGGCACTCCCAGCGTCGGCGGCGCTGGTCGTGGATTGAAATCCATCAAGATATCCATCGCATCTCCGGAGAAAATCCGTGAATGGTCCTTCGGCGAGGTCAAGAAGCCGGAAACCATCAACTACCGCACGTTCAAGCCGGAGCGGGATGGCCTGTTCTGCGCCAAGATCTTCGGGCCGGTGAAGGATTACGAGTGCAACTGCGGAAAATATAAGCGCATGAAGCACCGCGGCATCGTCTGCGAAAAGTGCGGTGTCGAGGTTATCGCTTCCAAGGTGCGCCGCGAGCGCATGGGCCACATCGAGCTGGCCGCTCCCGTCGCGCACATCTGGTTCCTGAAGACCCTGCCTTCCAAGATCGGCACCCTGCTGGACATCACCATGGCCGATCTGGAAAAGGTGCTTTATTTCGATTCCTACATCGTGCTTGAGCCGGGCGAGACTCCGCTCAAGAAGCACCAGATCATCTCGGAAGACCAGTACCTCCAGGTGCTCGACCATTTCGGCGAGGATGCCTGCGAAGTGGGCATGGGCGCGGAAACCATCCGCAAGCTGCTCGAGGCTTTGGAGCTGGAAGAGCTGCGCGCCTCCCTGCGCGAGGAATCCCAGTCCACCCGTTCCCAGACCCGCAAGAAGAAGATCACCAAGCGGCTCAAGATCGTCGAGGCCTTCATCGAATCCGGCAACCGCCCGGAATGGATGATCCTCGAGGTCGTGCCCGTGATTCCGCCCGAGCTGCGCCCCCTGGTGCCCCTGGACGGCGGACGCTTCGCCACTTCGGACCTCAACGACCTCTACCGCCGCGTCATCAACCGCAACAACCGTCTGAAGAGACTGCTGGAGCTGGGCGCGCCGGACATCATCATCCGCAACGAAAAGCGCATGCTCCAGGAATCCGTGGACGCGCTCTTCGACAACGGCCGTCGCGGCAGGGCCATCACCGGCACCAACGGCCGTCCGCTGAAGTCCCTCTCCGACATGATCAAGGGCAAGCAGGGCCGGTTCCGTCAGAACCTGCTCGGCAAGCGCGTTGACTATTCCGGCCGTTCCGTCATCGTCGTCGGTCCGAGCCTGAAGCTGCACCAGTGCGGTCTGCCCAAGAAAATGGCGCTCGAGCTGTTCAAGCCCTTCATCTATTCCGAGCTGGAGCGGCGCGAACTGGCCACGACCATCAAGAGCGCCAAGAAAATGGTCGAGCGCGAAGACCTGGTGGTCTGGGACATCCTCGAGGACGTGGTTCGCGAGTATCCCATCCTCCTGAACCGCGCCCCGACCCTGCACCGTCTCGGCATCCAGGCCTTTGAGCCGCTGCTGGTCGAGGGCAAGGCCATCCAGCTGCACCCGCTGGTCTGCGCGGCCTACAACGCGGACTTCGACGGCGACCAGATGGCCGTGCACGTGCCGCTTTCCGTGGAGGCCCAGATCGAGGCCCGCGTGCTGATGATGTCTTCCAACAACATCCTCAGCCCGTCCAACGGCAGTCCGATCATCAACCCTTCGCAGGACATCGTCCTCGGCCTGTACTTCCTGACCACCCAGCGCAGCTTCGAGCTGGGCGAAGGCAAGGTCTTTGCCGGACCCTGGGAAGTCATCGCGGCCCACGACGGCGGCGCGCTCAGCCTGCACGCGGGCATCAAGGTGCGCATCGACGGCAAGCTCGTGGAAACCACCACTGGCCGCATCATCGTCAGCCAGCTCCTGCCCGAAGGCGTGGACTTCGAGGCCGTGAACTGCGTGCTGAACAAGAAGAACATCGCCCGGCTCGTGGCGCAGACCTATCGCGACGCGGGAACCAAGGCCACGGTCATCCTCTGCGACCGGGTCAAGGGTCTGGGCTACGAATACGCGACCCGCGCGGGCGTGACCATCGGCGTGAAGGATCTCCGGATTCCCGCGCGCAAGCCCAAGCTCATCGAGTCCGCGTACAACGAGGTCTCGGAGATCGAATCGCAGTACCGCGACGGCATCATCACCCGTACGGAAAAGTACAACAAGGTCGTCGACGTCTGGACCAAGACCACCAACGACGTTTCCAACGAGATGATGAAGGAAATGTCCGTGGACATCGTCCAGGATCCCAAGACCGGAGCTGTGGAGCACAACTCCAGCTTCAACCCTATCTATATGATGGCCACCTCCGGCGCCCGAGGCAACCAGGACCAGATGCGCCAGCTGGCCGGCATGCGCGGCCTGATGGCCAAGCCGTCCGGCGAGATCATCGAAACGCCCATCACCGCGAGCTTCCGCGAGGGACTCTCGGTTCTGCAGTACTTCATCTCCACGCACGGCGCTCGTAAGGGTCTTGCGGACACCGCCCTGAAGACCGCGAACTCCGGTTACCTGACCCGCCGCCTCGTGGACGTGGTCCAGGACGTGACCGTGTCCGAACTGGACTGCGGCACCGTGGACGGACTGGAGCTGACGCACTACATCAAGGGCGGCGAAGTGAAGCAGCCCCTGTCCGAGCGCGTCCTCGGCCGGGCCACCATGTTCGACATCTTCGATGAGGCCACGGGCGAGCTGATCGTCCCCGGCGACACCATCATCGACGAATACTACGCCGACAGGCTCGACAACGCCGGCGTAAACAGCATCATCATCCGCTCGGCCCTGACCTGCCGTTCCAAGCGCGGTGTCTGCGCCAAGTGCTACGGACGCGACCTGGCCCGCGGCCACCTCGTCAACGTGGGCGAGACGGTCGGCATCATCGCCGCCCAGTCCATCGGCGAGCCCGGCACCCAGCTGACCATGCGTACGTTCCACATCGGCGGCACGGCCTCCAAGGAAATCGAGCAGTCTTCCATCGACAGCCAGCACTCCGGCCGCGTGACCTTCTCGCGCATGCGCACGGTCATCAACAGCGAGGGCCAGCACATGGTCCTCGGCAAGAGCTGCCAGGTGGGCGTTGTGGACGAACAGGGCCGCGAGCGTGAAAAGTACGTTCTGCCCTCCGGCGCCAAGCTGCTGGTCCAGGAAGCCCAGGAGATCAAGAAGGGCCAGACCCTGGCCGAATGGGATCCGTTCAACGAGCCGTTCATCGCGGACGTGAGCGGTACCGTGGTCTTCCACGACATCATCGAGGGCAAGACCATCCAGGAACGCGTGGACGAAATGACCCAGAAGGCCACGTTCACCATCATGGAATACCGGACCACCAACTTCAAGCCCGCCATCTCCATCGTGGATGAGAACGGCGAGGCCGTGATGCGGCCCGGAACCTCCAGCCCCGCGGTCTTCCCCATGCCCGTCGGCGCCATTCTCATGGTCCGCGACGGCGACGTGCTCAAGCAGGGCGACACCATCGCCCGCAAGCCGCGCGAAACCTCCAAGACCAAGGACATCGTCGGCGGTCTGCCGCGCGTCGCCGAGCTCTTCGAGGTCCGCAAGCCCAAGGATCAGGGCGTGGTCTCGGAAATCGACGGCGTCGTTTCCGCCGGCCAGGAAACCAAGGGCAAGCGCAAGATCATCGTTACCCCGGAAGTGGGCGAAGCCAAGGAATACCTCATTCCCAAGGGCCGCCACATCACGGTCCAGGAAGGCGACTTCGTGGAGGCGGGCGACCTCTTGACCGAAGGCTACCCGGAGCTGCACGACATCCTCAAGATCAAGGGCGAGAAGCATCTGGCCCGCTACCTCGTCGAGGAGATCCAGGACGTCTACCGCTTCCAGGGCGTCAACATCAACGACAAGCACATCGAGATCATCGTCCGCCAGATGCTCAAGAAGGTCAGCATCCTCGATCCGGGCGGCACCACCTTCCTCATCGGCGAGCAGGTGGACAAGACCCGGTTCATGGAAGAGAACCAGAAGGCGCTGGCCGAGGGCTTCGAGCCCGCCACGGCCGAGCCGCTGGTCCTGGGCATCACCCAGGCTTCGCTGTCCACGGATTCCTTCATCTCGGCGGCTTCCTTCCAGGAGACCACCAAGGTGCTTACCGAGGCCTCGCTGATGGGCAAGGCCGACAGCCTGAGAGGACTCAAGGAGAACGTCATCGTGGGACGCCTGATTCCCGCGGGCACGGGCTTCCGCGAATACGCCGAAGCCGAGATCGACGTTCCCGAACAGCAGGAGCGTCCGGACAAGTTCCTCGAGGAACTGGAAGACAATCCGCTGCTCGTCGACGGCTAG
- the rpsL gene encoding 30S ribosomal protein S12: MPTINQLIRKRRNAVGKRKKTPALQECPQRRGVCTRVYTTTPKKPNSALRKVARVRLTNGIEVTAYIPGEGHNLQEHSVVLIRGGRVKDLPGVRYHIVRGTLDTAGVSDRRQGRSKYGAKRPK, from the coding sequence ATGCCGACTATCAATCAGTTGATCCGCAAGCGCCGGAATGCCGTGGGCAAGCGGAAAAAGACCCCGGCTCTCCAGGAATGCCCCCAGCGGCGCGGCGTGTGCACTCGCGTGTACACCACCACGCCGAAAAAGCCGAACTCCGCGTTGCGTAAGGTCGCCCGTGTGCGCCTGACCAACGGCATCGAAGTTACGGCTTACATTCCCGGTGAGGGCCACAACCTTCAGGAGCACTCCGTCGTGCTGATCCGTGGCGGCCGTGTGAAAGACCTTCCCGGTGTTCGCTACCACATCGTGCGTGGTACCCTGGACACCGCTGGTGTTTCCGATCGCCGTCAGGGCCGTTCCAAGTACGGAGCAAAGCGTCCCAAATAA
- the rpsG gene encoding 30S ribosomal protein S7 yields MPRKGPAPKRQVNPDPIYGSRLASRFINRLMLQGKKSVAERIFYQALENLGKASSEDPLKAFEKALENAKPHVEVKSRRVGGATYQVPMEVRPERQSALAIRWLINFARNRGEKGMVARLSGELLDAYNNRGGAVKKREDVHKMAEANKAFAHYRW; encoded by the coding sequence ATGCCGCGCAAAGGACCAGCGCCGAAGAGGCAGGTCAATCCCGACCCGATTTACGGGAGCCGCCTGGCGTCCCGTTTCATCAACCGCTTGATGCTCCAGGGAAAGAAGAGCGTAGCGGAAAGAATTTTTTACCAAGCCCTGGAGAACCTCGGCAAGGCTTCTTCCGAGGATCCCCTGAAGGCCTTTGAAAAGGCCCTGGAAAACGCCAAGCCGCACGTCGAGGTCAAGTCCCGCCGTGTTGGCGGCGCCACCTACCAGGTGCCCATGGAAGTCCGGCCCGAGCGCCAGTCTGCCCTGGCCATCCGCTGGCTCATCAACTTCGCCCGCAATCGTGGCGAGAAAGGCATGGTCGCGCGCCTCTCCGGCGAGCTTCTGGATGCCTACAACAATCGTGGTGGAGCCGTGAAAAAGCGGGAAGACGTACACAAGATGGCCGAAGCCAACAAGGCCTTCGCCCATTACCGCTGGTAG